The genomic segment TTGACCCCATGTGGCTTGTGGAAGCCGCTTCCCGCCGACAGAAGTGGATTGACCAGGCGCAATCGCTTAACATTTACATGGCGAAGCCCTCTGGTAAAAAGCTGGATGAGCTCTATAAACAAGCCTGGCTGCGCGGCCTGAAAACCACGTATTACCTGCGAAGCCTTGGTGCAAGCAATGCGGAAAAATCCACCATCGCAGACGGTGCGCTCAATGCGGTAAAGATTGACGAACCTAAAGTCTGTTCGATTCTGGACCCCGATTGCGAAGCCTGCCAATAACGAGGAGAAACTGTATGCCTGCGAACATACCTGCAAATGCAAACCATACACCCCACCCCCAGAACATGCTGGGGGCCACGGGTCTTGAGCAACTGGAAATGGGTGCGGCCCGTATCATGGTCGATGATAAACGCATCATTAACTGCCGTGCGGACTTAAACCAGCTGGTGCCCTTCAAATACACCTGGGCATGGGATAAGTACCTTACTGGCTGCGCGAACCACTGGATGCCGAATGAAATCAACATGAGTGCGGATAAAGCGCTCTGGTTTGACGCTAACGGCCTGACTGAAGACGAACGCCTGATTATCAAGCGCAATCTCGGCTTTTTCTCAACCGCTGATTCGCTCGTTGCCAATAACCTGGTACTCGCCGTCTATCGCCACATCACCAACCCCGAGTGCCGCCAGTACCTGCTGCGACAGGCGTTCGAGGAGGCTTTGCATACGCACGCCTACCAGTACGTCATTGAAAGCCTTGGCCTTGATGAGGCTGAAGTGTTCAACATGTACCGCGAAGTTCCATCGGTTTCCACAAAAGCCGCATGGGCGCTGCCATTCACCCAAAGCCTTGGCGATCCGAATTTCCACACCGGCACACCAGAAAACAATCAGCGTCTGCTGCGCGATCTTATCGCGTTTTATGTGGTGTTCGAGGGCATTTTCTTCTATGTTGGCTTCACGCAGATTCTCTCCATGGGACGGCGTAACAAGATGGTAGGAACGTCTGAGCAGTTCCAGTATATTCTTCGCGATGAATCCATGCACATGAACTTCGGTATCGATGTCATCAACCAGATAAAAATTGAAAACCCGGAGATCTGGACACCGGAATTCAAGCAGGAGATGATTAACCTGATTCGTGAAGGTGTAGAGCTTGAGTATCAG from the Legionella geestiana genome contains:
- a CDS encoding ribonucleotide-diphosphate reductase subunit beta — its product is MPANIPANANHTPHPQNMLGATGLEQLEMGAARIMVDDKRIINCRADLNQLVPFKYTWAWDKYLTGCANHWMPNEINMSADKALWFDANGLTEDERLIIKRNLGFFSTADSLVANNLVLAVYRHITNPECRQYLLRQAFEEALHTHAYQYVIESLGLDEAEVFNMYREVPSVSTKAAWALPFTQSLGDPNFHTGTPENNQRLLRDLIAFYVVFEGIFFYVGFTQILSMGRRNKMVGTSEQFQYILRDESMHMNFGIDVINQIKIENPEIWTPEFKQEMINLIREGVELEYQYAKDTMPHGILGMNAGMFEEYLHFIANRRLAQIGLAEQYPGAENPFPWMSEMLDLKKEKNFFETRVIEYQAGGTLNWDDE